Proteins co-encoded in one Theileria equi strain WA chromosome 3, complete sequence genomic window:
- a CDS encoding hypothetical protein (encoded by transcript BEWA_003790A) has product MAVPQVIIQLKEKPGNEKTYDGYPPSRGRTIIRVTKSNYPPGSDFLKYTHVDSVSNGGRFTLLAVLDGRKPISVIREYGKEVTSVSAYYWQREKGGPKKALLVEVVYSGSGGTKYYVRGTGRNQWTLLPVFSGPYTSNKLTNSNLDQLLDDLTCEHHNAVTLNLTFQNSKTHKNGSYCCYKHNHTRVSVEQKTVSCSIHSGSAPFFKHEVNYAGKWKVAAIKYYNSGPNTHRIRINIDGLGLPTKQSVKVTVYVFYSNSSRDPVLIYVDSSGDKIKGWYQKGTTNGWIKVSGISENITPDKLTKPIDCTSEGDFKKLAEELKRLGCEGLQECTQETTEKQEARLEQLRAEKDIELRSEGVRDTEGLRSEEGKEEEKEKPSPQIQEAGPSASNKAPGVGEPKAAAIRGDAPVEALKDLAKEGLGLSGWDSYTILGAFTGVLMASVITTFASWKLYKAYQNYSDPWVRQI; this is encoded by the coding sequence ATGGCAGTCCCACAAGTAATCATTCAGCTTAAAGAAAAGCCAGGGAATGAAAAGACTTATGATGGATATCCCCCTTCCAGAGGTAGGACTATCATTAGAGTCACAAAATCTAATTACCCTCCTGGATCTgacttcctcaagtatACTCACGTGGACAGTGTTTCcaatggaggaagatttACACTACTGGCCGTACTAGATGGTAGAAAACCTATCAGTGTGATTAGGGAATACGGTAAAGAGGTGACATCAGTTTCTGCCTATTACTGGCAGCGTGAAAAGGGTGGACCTAAGAAGGCTCTCCTAGTTGAAGTAGTATACAGTGGATCAGGTGGAACTAAGTATTATGTCCGGGGTACTGGTAGAAACCAATGGACTTTACTTCCTGTATTCTCAGGTCCTTATACATCTAATAAACTCACCAATAGTAATCTTGACCAGTTACTGGACGACCTCACCTGTGAACATCACAACGCAGTTACTTTGAATCTAACATTTCAGAATTCTAAGACTCATAAGAATGGAAGCTACTGCTGTTACAAACATAATCATACTAGAGTTTCCGTTGAGCAAAAGACAGTTTCCTGTTCAATACATTCTGGCTCTGCTCCATTCTTCAAACATGAGGTTAATTACGCTGGTAAATGGAAGGTAGCAGCTATTAAGTACTATAATAGTGGTCCTAATACTCATAGGATAAGAATAAATATTGACGGCCTTGGGTTACCTACCAAACAGTCAGTAAAAGTTACAGTTTATGTTTTCTACTCTAATAGTAGTAGGGATCCGGTTCTAATCTATGTAGATTCATCTGGAGATAAAATTAAAGGATGGTACCAGAAAGGTACTACAAATGGGTGGATAAAAGTCTCTGGTATATCTGAGAATATAACACCAGATAAGTTAACTAAACCTATAGACTGTACTAGTGAAGGCGATTTTAAAAAACTTGCGGAGGAACTAAAACGACTTGGATGTGAAGGcttgcaagaatgtacTCAAGAGACTACTGAAAAACAAGAAGCACGACTAGAACAACTACGTGCTGAAAAGGATATAGAATTACGTTCCGAAGGTGTTAGAGATACTGAAGGACTAAGGTCCGAAGAAGgaaaggaggaagaaaaggagaaACCCTCACCTCAAATACAAGAAGCTGGTCCTTCTGCTAGTAATAAAGCTCCCGGAGTTGGAGAACCTAAAGCTGCTGCTATTCGAGGCGATGCCCCTGTTGAAGCTCTTAAAGATCTTGCTAAAGAAGGCTTAGGCCTTTCTGGTTGGGATTCATATACAATTCTTGGGGCCTTTACTGGTGTTTTAATGGCATCTGTCATAACCACTTTTGCATcatggaaactttataagGCCTACCAAAATTACTCTGACCCTTGGGTTCGGCAGATCTGA